The following are encoded in a window of Impatiens glandulifera chromosome 5, dImpGla2.1, whole genome shotgun sequence genomic DNA:
- the LOC124939115 gene encoding protein NAP1, giving the protein MAKSRQSFPPQDYSSSAPTAGRSRDGEGPGRWNEYLGQFIAPPTTSKTTARTVGGSEGVNSSSALSHKGLNILWVHQLTQVAEGLMAKIYRLNQILDYPDSAGHVFSDAFWKASVFPNHPKICILLSKKFPEHYSKLQLERVDKVALDAMNDGAEVLLQSLEPWIQLLLDLMAFREQALRLILDLSSTVITLLPHQNALILHAFMDLFCAFVRVNLFSDKMPRKMILQTYNLLYGMLHGDRDCDFYHRLVQYIDSYDQPLKGLHEDLNFVSPRIGEVLEAVGPTILLSTDTRKLRNEGFLSPFHPRYPDILTNSAHPMRAQDLANVTSYREWVLFGYLVCPDELLRVTSNDIASVVLKENLVLSVYRDEYILLHEDYQSYVLPRILESKKMAKSGRTKQKETDLEYSIAKQVEKMISEVHEHALLSCDSIHHERRILLKQEIGRMVLFFTDQPSLLAPNIQMVFSALALAQYEIIWHFQHVGVASARSKSTRIVAVEIDPSDPTIGFLLDGMDRLCCLVRKYIAAIRGYALSYLSSSAGRIRFLLGTPGMVALDLDTTLKGLFQKIVQHLENIPKLQGENISAITCDLSELRKDWLSILMIVTSARSSITIRHLEKATVSTGKEGLLSEGNAAYNWSRCVDELESQLSKHGSLKKLYFYHQHLTTVFRNTMFGPEGRPQHCCAWLGVASSFPDCASTIVPEEVTKIGRDAVMYVESLIESIMGGMEGLINILDSEGGFGSLEMQLLPEQAANLVNLTSRTSLPSAKSPKGITGFHFPGYESFPENSASVNMLEAAMQRLMNLCSVLNDMEPICVLNHVFVLREYMRECILGNFKRRLHAVLKNDSDLQRPSVMESLIRRHVSIVHLAEQHVSMDLTQGIREVLLNETFCGPVSSLHLFEKPAEQHTGSAVESACNWYVDNIVKDISGATVLFAPLQRCFKSMRPVGGYFAQSITNLRELQAFIRIFGSYGVDRLDRMMKEHTAALLNCIDTSLRANREILEAVAGSMHGCDRIERDANMRQIIDIETVIGFCIQAGQAVAFDCLLAEAAGSVLEEGAPLIHSLLAGIVNHLPEEMPEKKEMRRMRRVANSVSVVSDHDSEWVRSILEEVGGANDGSWSLLPYFFATFMTSNIWTTTAFNVDTGGFNNNIHCLARCICAVIAGSEFVRLERECQQRQSFSNGHHVNGTQDHPDMRSRLSAETSIKATMQLFVKFSAGIILDAWTESNRSQLVAKLIFLDQMCEISPYLARSSLEVHIPCTILRSIYNQYYTTNLSTTALALLISSPRHSPAVHASPAVRSRGDSTPQAPSSSSSTTVHEYSYFKPSSSSAASSAHNHSIQLDHQLYEAGGGGNTHHHKNSRRSGPLNYSSSSKNKYEGSTSGSTAPPGALPRRFAVSRSGPISYYK; this is encoded by the exons ATGGCAAAGTCTAGGCAAAGTTTTCCTCCACAAGACTACTCTTCATCTGCCCCTACGGCTGGGAGATCGAGGGACGGGGAAGGCCCAGGGAGATGGAACGAGTACTTGGGTCAATTCATTGCCCCTCCAACCACGTCTAAGACCACCGCGAGAACTGTTGGTGGGTCTGAAGGTGTGAATTCGAGTTCTGCTCTGTCTCATAAGGGATTGAATATTCTGTGGGTGCACCAGCTAACTCAAGTTGCCGAGGGGCTCATGGCCAAGATTTACAGGCTCAATCAAATCTTGGATTACCCAGATTCAGCGGGTCATGTGTTTTCTGATGCATTTTGGAAAGCTAGTGTTTTCCCAAACCATCCGAAAATTTGTATCCTACTCTCCAAAAAGTTTCCAGAGCATTACAGCAAATTACAGCTTGAACGA GTTGACAAGGTTGCATTGGATGCTATGAATGATGGTGCAGAAGTTCTTTTACAGAGCTTGGAACCTTGGATTCAG CTACTTCTTGACTTGATGGCATTTCGAGAACAAGCTTTACGGTTGATTTTGGATCTGAGCAGCACTGTTATTACCTTGTTG CCTCATCAGAACGCACTGATACTACATGCATTTATGGACCTTTTTTGTGCATTTGTTCGTGTCAACCTCTTTTCCGACAAG ATGCCTAGGAAAATGATACTTCAAACTTATAACCTTTTGTATGGAATGTTGCATGGTGATCGTGACTGTGACTTTTATCATCG GTTGGTCCAATACATTGATTCCTATGATCAACCTTTGAAAGGATTACATGAAGACTTAAATTTTGTGAGCCCTCGCATAGGAGAG GTTTTAGAGGCTGTGGGGCCAACAATACTTCTTTCTACGGATACAAGGAAGCTAAGAAATGAGGGCTTCTTAAGTCCATTTCATCCACGCTATCCTGACATACTCACAAATTCTGCACATCCAATG AGAGCTCAAGACTTGGCAAATGTCACTTCCTATAGAGAATGGGTGTTATTTGGGTACCTTGTTTGTCCTGATGAACTTCTTAGAGTCACCAGCAATGATATTGCTTCG GTTGTACTAAAGGAGAACTTGGTTCTTAGTGTTTACAGAGATGAG TACATACTACTACATGAGGATTACCAGTCATATGTTTTGCCACGAATCTTGGAGTCTAAAAAGATGGCCAAATCTGGACGCACAAAGCAAAAGGAAACAGATCTGGAATATAGTATTGCAAAGCAGGTTGAGAAAATGATAAG TGAAGTTCATGAACACGCATTACTATCCTGTGATTCCATACACCATGAAAGAAGAATATTGTTGAAACAAGAGATTGGAAGAATGGTGCTATTTTTTACCGATCAGCCTAGTTTATTAGCTCCTAATATTCAG ATGGTATTTTCAGCTTTAGCCTTGGCCCAATATGAGATTATATGGCACTTCCAACATGTTGGCGTCGCATCAGCAAGATCAAAATCAACCAGGATTGTGGCAGTAGAAATA GATCCAAGTGATCCAACTATTGGATTTCTTTTGGATGGGATGGACCGCCTTTGTTGTTTGGTGCGCAAATACATTGCAG CGATTAGAGGATATGCATTGTCCTATTTGTCATCTTCTGCTGGTAGAATACGTTTTTTGCTGGGAACCCCTGGAATGGTGGCTCTTGACTTGGATACAACCTTAAAGGGTCTCTTTCAGAAGATTGTTCAGCATCTTGAAAACATACCAAAACTACAGGGTGAAAATATCTCTGCCATAACATGTGATCTATCA GAGCTGCGGAAAGATTGGTTGTCAATATTGATGATTGTCACTTCAGCTCGATCATCTATAACCATTAGGCATTTGGAGAAAGCTACTGTCTCCACTGGAAAAGAAGGATTACTCTCTGAAGGGAATGCTGCTTACAATTGGTCTAG ATGTGTTGATGAACTTGAATCTCAACTATCAAAGCATGGTAGCCTTAAAAAGCTCTACTTCTACCACCAGCACCTCACAACA GTTTTTAGGAACACCATGTTTGGACCTGAAGGCCGTCCACAGCATTGTTGTGCTTGGCTTGGTGTTGCTAGTAGTTTTCCCGATTGTGCTTCTACAATTGTTCCTGAAGAG GTTACTAAGATTGGTCGAGATGCAGTGATGTATGTTGAGTCCCTTATAGAATCCATCATGGGAGGAATGGAaggattaattaatattctcgACTCTGAAGGAGGTTTTGGCTCTTTGGAGATGCAG CTTCTTCCAGAGCAGGCAGCTAATCTCGTGAATCTGACCTCAAGAACATCACTCCCTTCAGCTAAATCTCCAAAAGGCATTACTGGCTTTCATTTCCCAGGCTATGAGAGCTTTCCTGAAAATAGTGCTTCTGTTAACAT GTTGGAAGCTGCAATGCAGAGGCTGATGAATCTTTGTTCAGTACTAAATGACATGGAGCCTATATGCGTTCTAAACCATGTCTTCGTTCTGAGGGAG TACATGAGAGAATGCATTTTAGGGAACTTCAAGAGAAGACTGCATGCAGTACTCAAGAATGATAGTGATCTTCAACGGCCATCTGTTATGGAATCACTGATTCGTAGGCATGTTAGTATAGTTCATCTAGCAGAGCAACATGTTAGCATGGACCTGACCCAGGGCATTCGTGAAGTTCTACTGAATGAGACATTCTGTGGTCCAGTTTCTTCTCTGCACTTGTTTGAGAAACCAGCTGAACAACATACTGGATCTGCTGTTGAGTCTGCATGCAACTGGTATGTTGACAATATTGTCAAGGATATCTCTGGAGCTACTGTCTTGTTCGCACCACTTCAAAGGTGCTTTAAGAGCATGAGACCTGTTGGAGGTTATTTCGCACAATCTATCACTAATCTGAGAGAATTGCAAGCTTTTATCCGCATTTTTGGAAGCTATGGTGTAGACAGGTTGGACAGGATGATGAAGGAACATACTGCAGCGCTGTTGAATTGCATAGACACGTCACTACGAGCAAACCGAGAAATACTAGAGGCGGTTGCAGGAAGCATGCATGGTTGTGACAGAATAGAAAGAGATGCAAATATGAGGCAGATAATAGACATTGAGACGGTTATTGGGTTCTGCATTCAAGCAGGACAAGCTGTGGCCTTTGATTGTCTTCTAGCGGAAGCTGCTGGAAGTGTCCTTGAAGAAGGAGCGCCTCTGATACATTCACTGCTTGCTGGGATTGTGAATCATTTGCCTGAGGAAATGCCTGAGAAGAAGGAAATGAGGAGGATGAGAAGGGTGGCAAACAGTGTAAGTGTGGTATCTGATCATGATTCAGAATGGGTAAGGTCAATTTTGGAAGAGGTGGGAGGTGCGAATGATGGATCATGGAGCTTATTGCCTTATTTCTTTGCTACTTTCATGACATCCAACATCTGGACTACAACTGCCTTCAATGTGGATACTGGGGGATTTAACAACAACATCCACTGTTTAGCAAG ATGCATTTGTGCAGTGATTGCTGGGAGTGAGTTTGTTAGACTGGAAAGAGAATGTCAGCAAAGACAGTCTTTCTCCAATGGTCATCATGTCAATGGTACGCAGGATCATCCAGATATGCGGAGCCGTTTATCAGCTGAAACAAGTATAAAGGCGACAATGCAGCTCTTTGTTAAATTTTCTGCTGGAATTATATTGGATGCATGGACTGAATCTAATAG ATCTCAACTGGTTGCAAAATTGATATTCCTGGATCAGATGTGTGAAATATCGCCATACCTAGCTAGAAGCTCGCTTGAAGTGCACATCCCTTGTACTATTCTGCGATCAATATACAACCAGTACTATACAACAAATTTGTCAACCACAGCACTAGCATTGTTAATTTCGTCCCCTCGACATTCTCCAGCAGTTCATGCATCTCCTGCAGTTAGGTCTCGTGGCGACTCAACTCCACAAGCCCCCTCCTCCTCCTCTAGTACTACTGTTCATGAATACAGTTACTTCAAGCCTTCGTCGTCATCTGCTGCTTCTTCCGCACATAATCATAGTATACAATTGGATCATCAACTCTATGAAGCTGGTGGTGGCGGAAACACGCATCATCATAAGAACAGTAGACGGTCGGGTCCATTAAATTATAGTTCAAGCAGCAAAAATAAGTACGAAGGGTCTACGTCTGGGAGCACAGCTCCTCCGGGTGCATTGCCGCGAAGGTTTGCAGTCTCAAGATCGGGTCCTATATCATATTATAAGTAG